In bacterium, the genomic window TCAGCCCCAATGTTAAAGAGTTCGTTTTGGATTTTCATTAAAATTTTTGCAATCTCAGGATTTTTGGCAAAACTAGTAGCGAGACCAAGAGCTGCGCTGAGCTCATCGACACTGCCGTAAGCGCGCACGCGAGGATGGTTTTTTTTGACTCTTTCACCGCCAAGCAAGGAGGTTTGTCCTTTGTCTCCGGCTTTGGTGTAAATGGTAGATTTTTTTGTCATTGGCAAAAGGGATTATAGAAGTGTTCTTGCCTACAATTCAAGAGGTGCTTGTTTGTTGTTTGAAGAAATGGTCGGCGTATAATCAACACTGCCCCGGACGGGATTTTGGTACCAGATGCGGAGTCTCCCACGACACGCCCCTTGTTCCAAAATTAACCACGCAGCTCCTTATTCCCGGGCGGGAGGGAGGCTAGCTTGTCGGTGAACCTGAAGGGGCAAAAACAAAAGCAAACCTACACGCGCTGCGCATCAAGTGGTCGACGTGTACTTGCTTCTTGGGGCCAAAGGTCAGTCTCTGGATTTGAAGCACACCTCCTTGGAAGATCCGCGGCCCCACCCTCCTATTTTCCCCGAACTTAAACCAATTTGCATCTTTGTGTTGTATTTTTTATTTAAATTCAAAAGAATTAACGATTTTGGTGGTCAGATCGCGAGCTTCGCTGTCATCAGCTGAAACCCAAAAAGTAACTTGGACGGTTTTTTCTGTCGCGGGCAGGACGATGATGTTCAAGAAGTTTCCCGCCTTGTACTCATAAGTTGTCAAAATAGCCGGCTGACCCTTGATTTCCAAATTTGTCGTCTCCTGTTTTTTTAAACCTTCTTTTTGTTCCGTTGAAAGCTCCAGCCTCTGATCAAATTTGAGCCAGAGCTCGACCGAATCCACTCCCTTTTCGAGGCGAACTCCGGCGGGAGCAGTTCTTTCATGAGCAGTTGCTTTCCAATCCTTCGGGTAGCCAATTTGATACTTGCTAGCCTTGTCTGCAAAAGTTTGCCAGTCCTCTGGTGTTGCTGAGGAGGTGGCGACTAGAGCTTTCTTAGTTGTCGCTTGGCCGAGGTTTGGAACTAGACTTGAAACTAGAATACCCCCTCCAAAACTAAAAACTCCCAGGGTAAAAAGGAAAACGAGTCCAATCAAGACGGCTCCCCAGTGAACGTGCTTTTTCTCGGGAGAAACCATTTCAATGATTTGCGGTGAAAAAATGCCGGGATGAGGTTCGGTTGGTAGACTTGAATTGGGCTGTTCTTCGTCCATGCATTTCAAAGCATAGTAAAAACTTGTTGTTAAAGCAAGATTCTTGCTTGTCAGTCACCAGCTCTGTTAAGATTTAGCAAATGGTTGGCGACCCTTTCAACTTTGACCAAAGAACTCTCAACATCCTTGTTTATTTTGTAGTTGCGGTCTTTCTCTGGATCTTGGTTCAGCTCCTCAACAAAAGTTTGGTAAACGCAGTCACAATCGGCACACCCAGAGGTAAAAGACTGCGGACTCTTTCCTCGATCATCAAAAACACCCTTTCAACTATCATCATCGCCTTTTTGCTGATTGAGATTCTTTCGCAGTTTGGAATTTCTTTAGCTCCAATCCTTGCTTCGGCTTCGATCATTGGCTTGGCGGTGGGCTTTGGTGCTCAGACTTTGATCAAAGACGTCATTTCCGGCTTCTTTTTGCTCGCCGAAGACCAGTTCGATGAAGGAGATGAAATTTCGGTTAACGACAAACGTGGTGTAGTTGAGAAAGTGACCCTGCGCACAGTTTGGCTGCGAGACAAAGAGGAAGCCCAGCACATCATTCCCAACGGCTCAATTGCTGTGGTTTCCAACTACTCACGCAAGAAAAAGATAGACAGGGCGGACAAAGATTCTTAATCACATTCCGATAATAATTCTGTCATTCTGAGGCGAAGCCGAAGAATCTCTTGAGATCCTTCGTTGCACTCAGGATGACAAGGAGGACGGTTAATGAGACTACTGGACACTTAGCAACATGGTAGCTATGATTAAAAAAGGAGCAAATTAATGTCAAGAAAAATCCTTTTGATTGAAGACGATGTGTTTGTCAAAGATATTTACATGCGCGAGCTCGTTAAAGGTGGCTACGATGTCATCCCGGCCGAAGACGGCCAACTCGGAATTGATAAGGCCGAGTCCGAAAAGCCAGAGCTGATTTTGCTCGATATCATGCTTCCGAAGAAAACCGGGATTGATGTTCTCAAGGAAATCAGAACTGAAGGATCTGCGGCCAAGGACATTCCTGTTTATTTGCTTACCAATCTTGGCCAGGGTTCAATCATCAAACAAGCTCTAGAAATTGGTGCGCAGGGTTACCTTCTTAAGGCCCGTGTCCTACCCTCTCAGGTTCTAGAAGCGGTCAATGAGTTTTTCGAAAAAGGCCCGATGAAAGTTGATCTCAAAGAATTCGGTCTTGAATGATGAATTCGTCATCCTCAACTAGATTACCGATCAGGTCGGGAATGACAGGTTAAAACTAATATGTTCCCAATCGGCGAACCAGGCGAAAACCCAGTAACCCCTGAAGAAATTGTTGGTATCCCCTCCCCTGCTCCAAAAACTGAAGATGAGGAAAAAAGAAAGTCCCCGGATCGAGTCGTTCCTCCTGAAGCCCAAAAAGCTTTTGAAGACTATATCAAGACAGAGCTAACTAGAAAAGATCACCCCTTTTACTTTTCAGACGAAGAAGAAAAAGACACAGCTAATTTGTTCTTTGCTCAAAGGGGTAGCAACGGAGAGGTGGCAAGGCGTTATTTCCGTTATCTTAAAGATGATGAGTCTGATGAACCTATTAAATTTTTTACCCAAAGCACTATGCATATTAACAAAGGTTATGCGGCTATTTACAAAGCAGATGTAGCACCAAACTCTCAAAGAGGTTATTTCCAAGGCTATATGGATAGTGACGCTACTGTGTTGAGAGCAACTCCCAAAGGACTGGATTTTGTTCGCGTCTTTGATGATCAGACCATGATACTCAACCACAATCCCGAGAATCAGCTAAATTACCTAGCTTTCCACAAGGTTGGCAATATCAAAAGTTTGAGTGAAATAATAGAGCAAGCTGATTCAACAGATGCTCAGCCAGTGGCGGCAGAAGCCCCTTCTTTTGCATTGGTTTTTTCTCCCGATACTCTGAACACAATGGTTTATGACGAAGCGGGAAATCGGAAAATTACTGAAGTGAAAATGGTTGAGGAATTCGCCGTCGATGGCAGGCGTGTTCAAGTAGCCAATGCTGGTGAAACTGTTAAACTCGTTTTTTACCTACCGGATGATCCGAACAAAGTTGACTATGAGATTACTCTACCAAGAAAACAAGAGACTGAGGAGTACTGGACTGGTGATATGAACCAGACGAAGCCAATCAGGAGATACACTTGGGAAAAGGATCTTATTCCCGAGCCTTTGCGGACGAACGTGCATGCCCCTCAAGAACTCGATGATGCTTGGAAGCGGGCCGATCTAGCCCGAACTATTGGAATAAAAATAGAAAAGAATTTAGCTGCCTAGAAACCGAAAGGCGTTCTGAGGGAATTGCTTCCGTACTCAGAACGCCTGTTGGTCTCCTCCTACTTCCACTACGGATACTCGTTGTAATTGCTGTTTGGGTCGAGGCCTTCGATCATGAGCCACAGACCGACCAAAGCGAGCACAAAGAGCGAGCCGATGAGTAGTTTCTTCAAGACAGCCTCCAAGCCAATGTCTGGGCATCTGTTCCCTTAGTTTGGATCTTCACAGATGAACCAGATCACGAAGATGGCAAGAGCTCCAATCACAGCTCCTAGCAGGAACTTCTTCATTTTCAGCTCTCCTCATCCCGGTCGATTGGGTAGCGCCGGCGGTCGTCCTCCAGAGCAATGATGACGATGGTCACGCCAATTGCTGCACCGATCACTAGTGCTAGTGCTTTGATCACGCTGCCAGTCTCCTTTCTTCCCTCTCTGTGTGGGTGTTCACTATCAAGCGGAGTCTGCTCCCACCCTTCGGTCCTGGTCGGGTCGGACGCTCTTGTTTTGGGTAGAGGTAGTGGAAGAGCCAAGTTCCCCTGAGCCAACCACTGATAGTCGTTATTACGAGGAGGAGATTGGTCATTCCACTTCTCCTAGTCTCCACATTTCGCGGTGGAGAGCCGAACGGTTCCCTAATTGCGTCGCAATGAGCTTGCCACGGTGGAGAAGCCTTTCG contains:
- a CDS encoding mechanosensitive ion channel — its product is MVGDPFNFDQRTLNILVYFVVAVFLWILVQLLNKSLVNAVTIGTPRGKRLRTLSSIIKNTLSTIIIAFLLIEILSQFGISLAPILASASIIGLAVGFGAQTLIKDVISGFFLLAEDQFDEGDEISVNDKRGVVEKVTLRTVWLRDKEEAQHIIPNGSIAVVSNYSRKKKIDRADKDS
- a CDS encoding response regulator, encoding MSRKILLIEDDVFVKDIYMRELVKGGYDVIPAEDGQLGIDKAESEKPELILLDIMLPKKTGIDVLKEIRTEGSAAKDIPVYLLTNLGQGSIIKQALEIGAQGYLLKARVLPSQVLEAVNEFFEKGPMKVDLKEFGLE